In Cheilinus undulatus linkage group 3, ASM1832078v1, whole genome shotgun sequence, the genomic window CCGAAATGTCCACGACCATCTGCTGCAGCACGTGAGGATTCCCTACTACAACATCCACCCCATGCCGGTGCAGCTGAACCAGCGTCTGTGTgtggaggaggatgaaggagcGCTGCAGtatgaaaaagaaatcaggaggCTGGTTAATGGATCCAGTTTTCACTTTGTGCTGCTAGGAGTCGGCTATGACACCCACACAGCCTCCCTCTTCCCAGGGAGTAATTTGGGAGAGCATGGAGAGAGACTGGTGGCCCTGACAGAGAGTCCCGCCAAGCCTCACAGGCGCATGAGTATCACTTTTAATGCCATTAACCGAGCCCACAGGGTTGGTCTCTTAGTGATGGGTAAAGGCAAACATGAAATGATCACCCAGCTGAGCCGAGTAAAGGACAACCCAGAGAAATGGCCCATCACTGGGGTGAAGCCCTCTGATGGCAGGTTAGTTTGGTACCTAGACTATGATGCCCTTTTAGGATAGTATCATTTCTGGCTGTTTTAATTGACTGGAAGATAATTAACCAGCACTTAAAGGAGCAGTTTACATGTATGACTTTATTGATCACAAATGCTACAACTTCGTACGTGGCTTTCTTCATTGCAACCAGTCATTGGTTACAGTTCTCATTGAAATATCATAGAAATGTATCATGGCTGTCACTCTTAATTTTGACAGGGGAAATGTacatttaaagctgtttaaagCTATGAAATTCTTTTTGTGACTGATGCATGTCACCTCATGTGGCTAAAAAAAGCTTTCAAACAAGAGTTAACCGCAAGAAAGAGTTCCAGATAAACCACAATGGGACAGACTGACATCAACAACACAGTAAGATTTTAAGGGTTATAacaatgaaaattttaaaaactagtAGTCAAAGTGTTGGGGCCTGTGTCcactaatttttaaaaatatctgtcaGCGCCTGTTCTATTGAGAAATATGAGCTAATGCATTCTAAGCTCAAAAACATCATCATTGCTGGACTCAGTGCTATCAGTTGAAAATTGTGAAACTCTTGTATCTCTTGGGTCAGGCTTTGCTATATCAACTCTGATTGGGGAGAAACTGATTCttctccatgcagaaatcacttcctgccccccatctggagctCTTCTCTGtgacatgacatcatctgcaaacaattGATAATAGCACATTTTTAGCATACAGAGAAATTTATAGCACTCTCACTGTTCACTACCAAGGGAAGTGGCAGAGCTGTTAAACAACATTGTATCCTAGCAACAGTAATCACTGGCAAGAAATGAATTCATATTGAGGTTGTGGGTGCTACCAGCACAAAACGTCAACAGTGGACACAAGCCTTTAAACTCTAGttgaaaacagctgatgtaaATCTTGAAACTCAGAACTTAAACCACCATTTCCCATCATCTTTTAGTAACTTATATTCagagtttttatattttgtgcaAGCCTAAATACATTTGGCAGATTAGTCAATATCTacaatatatataaataaatatattttatatacatttttacagtttgcaAAGTGCAAAGTAGAACACTTAATGAAGGTCTGATGCTGTAGACAGTTTAGATACttgttaaaaacacataaatgatCTCAGGCAGTAATACAGTTTACAGTGGGATTTATACCTCCTGATTGTATGTTTTCCATTTCTGGGTGTCAGTGACTTACCTTAAATTTTATAAATTATTAAAGGATACTAATCCAGATTGATGCCTTAACaatacatttttgtatgttgatgcatgaaatgaaaacatttgttaCTGATGTGATTAGgggtttttaaacatattttgtgCATCATGTTTGAAGTACCTTCCTGACTCACACACATTTCCTTTATTAAACCAATACCTATGATCTTCAGgtgctttttaaagaaagaattCACACAAGGGCagcttattttaattttcaggtGATTTAGAAATTGTCTTTAAATTAAAGTAGAGCTCTGATTAGTTCAGCAATCAAATTATCGTGCCTCTTGGATCCAAAGACTGTATCTAAAGATGGACAGTGTACTTCAGCCTCCTCCTGTTGCACAGAGTTGAAGACAAAAATAACCCTGTGAAAGGTGCTGACATAACACACATTTGAAGACAGCGTCCATACAGTAGGGATCAGCTGAATGAGCAGCAGCACTGACGTCATGCCTCTTCCATTAATATAGATTGATATTGATTGGTTTGAGCCATGTCctatctgttaacatggaggaagTGGGACTGCATGTTACAGCCTTTACTGCAGCCAGtcagttttggtttcacttCTGATGCTGTGTTGTGCCATCCATTctttatacagtctatggttggATCCGCTATGATGAGCATTAGTGTTTTGTTGTACTAAATCATGGTTGTTAAGTCATAAATATTAAATCACTTGATAGTTTATTATGCTCTGTAACATGGGTACATGTGACAgtgattatttatttgtctacatttttgaaaatgatgttttcTCCTATAATTATATCTTatctctttacttttttatttcaattttggcttATCATGTGTGAAATTTTCAATTAAGATGGTGGTAATGACGATTagtgtaaagatgtttttctggaCACTGACAATGCAAGCACAAAGTtctccaattttatttttacacattcaTTTTGTTCTAAAGCTGTTCCTACAACGTTTAGCTTTACTTTCACTTCGTGTAATCATACTCAGAATCTACTCTGTAATTTGTGAAAACATGACATAAATATTGATTgttcaacaaataaaaatgcaccaGCTTTAAAATTTGAGATACAAACATCTGCTTTTGGTATTTTTATGAAGTGAGCTCCAAAACGTGATGAAGATTAAGTCactttcctttttgttttttttgttcccaTGGTTTTAAGTGTCTGCTGGCATGGAAACCACATGAAATCTTAATATGTGAAGTATCAGGTGTCAACGTGGGACAGCTGGACTGCTTCACCACTCATTGTTGCTGTGCGAGTCGATCATAGACAGCCTCATAGTCAACCAGAGTCCCACTCTGACTAGGAAAAAAGCTGAACAGACACAAGCAGGTGTTATTCCTTTGAAATGAAAGGCCCCATAATGCATGTGTGAACATTAAAAAGAGGCATACTTCACCTGTACTGAGAAGAGAAGCAGTTGTTAAAAACAGGGACATGTAGTACAGCTCAGGCGTGGTATTGGCCTGTGAAGGTACAAAATCGTTTTTATGCTGCAGTTATTATGTAGAACTATTGGTATGCTCACAGATCAGTTTATTAGGTACACTTTAACCAGCCAGTCACAGGGCAGTAACTAATGCTTTTACACATGTAGACTGAAGTTCAAACCGAACATAAGAACAAGGAAGCAAGGTGATTTAAGAGACTTTAAATGTGCCATGTTTATTGGCAGGCTCTTGTGACCCTTCAACTTTGATCATGTGTACCTGCTGAAGTGATTGGCGAGTGTCTATGCTAACGTTTCTTACACATGATGCTGCTGTCAGAGTCAGGATGGCCGTGCACAGTCCATGTCCACATGTCAGCAGCCCAAACACATGATAAGACGCCCACAAGCTCTGAGGAACCGGGTCTATCAATGTGAATATGACTGAGAAACCTATCGAAAGAGTTCAAGTTAAACCTCATTTCTCCTTTTACCTGTGCAGTGTTTCATATATAATCCCATAAAAGATCAGTAAAGAAAACTCGAAAATTTAAGTCACAGATTCGGTATGTTGGGTAATTTATTGTTCATAATCATCAATTCTCACTATCAAATTACTGCAATTGTCTACATAGCCCAAATGGCAAAATCTCcattatattaataatattgGTATCgattattaaaaaaactgagGTCAATGTTGTAACAAAGAGAGATcgcactgtctaaattgtacaaatatgctacaaggacaaaagtattcagccaccctACCATTATACCAACAggaactgtaatgacattgtaatgAAATACCAGCCTCCACTCTCCTTGGTAGCCTTTCCGCAAGATTTACAagtgttttgtgggaatttgtgcccttTCATTCAGTAGAGCATGTATGGGGTCAGGTATTGATgatggatgagaaggcctggatCACAATCTGAATTCCAGTTCACCCCAAAGGTGTGTGATCGGGGTTGAGGACAGGGCTttgtgcgggccagtcaagttcatccacactaaactcatcaaaccatgtcttgaTAGTCCTTGCTCTGTGCACTGGGATACAGTCATGTTCGAATAAAAtagggccttctccaaactgttgccacaaatatagaagcatagcattgtccaaaatgtgtAGGTATGCAGAAGCATTAAggttgtccttcactggagataaggggcttCAGGCAGGAAATGTTCTCCAAGCATGCACCACACCCAGACTAGCGCAAGTCTTTGTAAGACCTAGTGATCTTAGGCTCACATGCAGCtactcagccatggaaacccatttccatgaagctatggaatcagcagtgtCTGCAACTTTCATGCACGATGTTGAccctgcagtgttaattttggcagccattttatttttagtcttagtctttaaatgaaatgcattttagttttagtcacattttagtcatttctatccttttagttttagtctagttttagttgacgaaaactcaaaactttttgtctaattttagttcataaaaaaatcctcacattttagtctttacttttagtccaagcatttattctcttgcctaaatctggtaccaaaccatggtagtgtattctctgcaccctgccaaaacCTGGGGCCCCTGCTCTTTACAGCTgtgaggcagaatagatacagcttcACTGTTTTggacagatttaccaccagtagagaaatatcatggattttgaatgtccgaagaaaactgcattacattttggtctagttttagtcatcttgacaaaaactaaacttagtttttgtcacttttagtcatcacagatctacttttgttagtcttagtctagtttttatcacggaaaaaaaggctgtcgacaaacattttgagtcatagttttagtcgataaaATGAACACTGTGACCCTGCTCTTGTGATTTTTCTGCTTTGGGActgaattgctgttgttcctaaacacttccgcTTTCTATTAATATCACTTAcacttgactgtggaatatcaagCAAGGATGAAacattgcaaaggtggcatccatcacaataccattcttgaagtcactgagctcttgagAACGACCcatgtatcacaaatgtttgcaaaaggagactgcatggctaggtgcttggtTTTATAGGCCTGTGTTAACAGGTCTGATCGAAACACCTGAAATCAATAATTAACgaatgtggccaaatacttttgtccttgtAGTGTATGTTGGCAAACGGGTGGAAGTGGGGAGGAACAAATGTTTCTCACCCTTCACCAGTTCCTCCTGCTTTTGCAAATGTTGCAAACACATTTGTGTAATTTCAACTATCGGTGCTATAAATAGATAGAGCaaacagtttttatttgcaGTGATAAGATGTTTAAATGCCAAGTGTGTGATGCAAATCaagctatttttaaaaagcacattcaAATTTCACCTTTCAACACTCTAGAGTATACTGCACACTTCACTTTATGATAACCCTACAGGATTAAAGACAAGAGTTAAGCTTTTCTCCAGTACCAGTACCTGCAGCTATGAAGGAGAAGGCAATGGAGGCTGACAGGTTGTTTAAaagaggctggctgcagtatcTTGAtgattttggcctttaaaaacacacattcatgATCAATTAATGCACATTCCTTCTGTCATATTGATTTATGAGCTCTGGTTTATCACCTGTTACCTTCCCATGATGTAGAACTGAGGGACCAGAACCAGCACAGAGAACACCACATTCACGATCTGACTGCAGattaaacatgaacaaaatTAGAATTAATACAGTGCTCTTTTATATCAAATCCAAGCATACATAACCTGTAATAGCTTACAATTTTAACCTCTTGCTCCTCGGTATCCATCTGCTGCTGTGGTAAGCCATGAAGATTAacatgtagaggaacatgaatGTTCAGGCACACGTTTATTCGTAAACGGTGATCCAGATGGCTGGACGTGTTCGGCTGAAGAAAAGCAGCCTGCAGTTCCACATGTGAGCAGGAAGGATTACATTTCACACACTTGTGCTGCATATTGTGTTACCTGAACATTTGCACATAAAAGTAATCCTGCAGATTAGGTTTGGAGTATTTTGGGTCAACGCTGGCTCCAACAGACCTGAAGAGTATCATGCACACTTTAAAGAATGTATGAAGATTGTATTATGTTCCTGTTAAATGTATTTAGACTTGATAGGAACATAATAGCTGCTTCTTTTCTGTTTAGAAAGTCATGTTCTGCCCTCCAGTGCTCCTCCTTTGTAAGTGTCCAAAAAGCAGCATATCACCCCTGCTCCACATTGACACACGTTGCATCATTTCCCTCCGTCTTTTTAAACCAGATTTTTTGGTATACTTGGGCTGTTCAGTCTCCCAGAGGGTCAGATAAACACTCAAGATGCCCGTCAGCTACACTGGAACATGGGACATGATCAGTAGTGTCAATTTTGAGGGATACATGGTTGCACTTGGTAAGTGTCACTCCTTaaagactgttttttaaatagataATGACATTCAGAGgggctttaaatgttttcagtgaTAAAAGTGAGTTTCACTGATGTAGATGACAGGATTTATCCCTTGTTCTTCTAGTTTTTCTGATTGTCAGTGGGAAGTTAAACGTGAAAGTACTTATTAAACTTTATCTGAAATCCCTGACCAGTATACATTTGACTGGTTCTCATCAGAGtagaatgaaataaaagctaaaagtgTATATTTGACACAAAATTAAcaagttttaatttattttaacaaaatatttcattttgaaatacaGGCATTGATTATGCAACACGTAAGATGGCTTCAATGTTGAAGCCACAGAAACTGATTGAGCAAGATGGAGACTGTTTCACAATAAAGACCATCACTACTTTCAGAAACTATGAGTTTTCATTCAGAATAGGAGAAGAGTTCATAGAAGTGACCAAAGGAATGGACAACAGGTCATGCCAGGTAAAAAAAGAGACTACTCTTTGTAATTGCAGGAATATGTACAATTAGAAACCATGTGTATGTATAGTTGAGTGTTTGACTCTGTTCTCTTTCAGACTGTGGTGAACTTGGAAAATGATAAACTGGTGTGTGTTCAGAGAGGTGAGAAGAAGAACCGAGGGTGGCTTCACTGGATTCAGGGAGATGAGCTTCACCTGGTAGGCCTTTAGAGCTGTTTTCCTTTATAAAAATACAGTTCCTATGAATCAGTCATGgacaatataatttggatttttccaACTTCTACTTCAACttcatttatttgtatagcacctttcataCATAAGACATGTATGTATAAGACATTTTTGACTAAAATGATGCAAagaatctctttaatgtcaaagtgtacctctgttgaattagatcaggaACACAGGGAATGAGTGACTacttatgcaatcacttattttacacagcacatttttattcagttgacattactttgtagaaatcagtcttcactttgacatttaactgaaaaagtcaaattaaattgaccatgactgatttataaaatcaataaaagtgtaaaacatccaaggaagTGAATACCTCTCATAGGCATTGTATCTAATTGATTACAGAAGAAGCTTTTCCTTAACCTGAAAAAGGAGACCATTCACTCACCTGTTCATGCTTTATTATTAAAGAATATAATGGTGTTTACAACTTCATATTTCCACTTTTTAGGAACTCACCTGTGAAGATCAAGTCTGCAAGCAAATTTATAAAAGGACTCTGTGATCTGATTGTTGGGCccaataaactttatttacatgcatttttactttactcattgtttgtctgtaactttgactgtgctgctgctgtcttggccaggacactcttgaaaaggagatttttaatcttaatgaggttgttctcctggttaaataaaggttaaataaaattttaaaaataaatgcatgctATGCACGACATGAGCAAATGCAACACTCAAGTGTGTCCTTAATAATGAGCATGTAATTTTACTGGGATTTCTGTGATTGAATGCTCAAAAACGTATATCAGAGGTAGAAAAAAGACCCAAGTAAAGGCTGTGGGACCCAAAAGAAGAAAGAACTAAAGAATTATGTTTGAATTATCATAGCAAAACTATCAAGCTACCAACTTTTGAGCTATGCCATCATATCAAGGTAAAATGGGTCGATAGTGATGTCATATGAAATCTTTGTCATTTAAACAGCAAACTGGAATCAGATATTTTCCTTGATGTGCAACAGAAACAACTCTTTGGCAACATGTCATACATGATTAAAAGTATCTTTGTTAAACAGATCTGAAATTGAGCTCATCATGTTTAACATGTggtgttttctttctgttataTGTGCTGACGGTGCACATGAGAATCATTGTCAAAGATTTCCTTCAAATTTTAGCATttgacaaaataacaaaatagcAGGAGACAACAGCTTTGCTGCTATTACGTCTTTGCATATTGATATTTGAAACGCTTCAAGTCTTTGctaaaaaactaaacatttatTGTCTGTCCTGTCTTTATTAGCCTACATCATGATCCTCACTGATATCACCCCTCACTCTGTAATTTCTGCTCTGGTTCTATTTTGGTCTTCCTTCCTTGTCCTGTTCTTGTGTTGTCTCTTGTTTCTCTCTTGTCTGTCCTCCTGTTATACTGCAACGTACTGCCTTACTCTCTGCAACACCGCTGAGAAAGGGACCACGTTTTTGTAGTTCAAAATAATCAGACatataaaattgtttttcaCCTTAAGTTTCTATTCAAATCCCATGTAAGAATGTATATTCTTGTGGCCCATTTTAGCTGAGAATTGTGGCACATTTTACCTGACTGGCTaagctaaaatgggcaaatgtCCAAAATGActttctccaaaaaaaaaaaaaaaaaaaaaaaaaaaaaaagtttatattcatacttcaactttttttcatttaaaagagtATGCCGAATACATTATCAAAGATATTTTCCTTTATTGGTTAAAGTTCTAACATTCTGAGCACATAAAACTGTTAATCttcaaaaagggtaaaatattttACACACATTGACAAGTCTAAACCCATTTATTGGTTGTAAGACAAATATATTAAACTTCATCctttttaaagggcaaaattaTTTGTTGAATTATTATTACATTGCAatttctaatattaaaataaacgttacttcatattttggcaacctgtttttcaaagtaaatacTTCATATCAACATTGTAGTATGTCCCCCATGCCACAAGGCGgtgctgtaaaaatatgaatgaataaaacTCAATAGTCTttggttttctcttttatttttgccgCGAGTTTTCATTTTAAGACAACTTTTCGACTGAAAACAGCCTGTAAATATTGTTTCTTAGAAGAATGTGACTTGTGTTAATATCCACACCTTGTTTTGTGAGTTTTTACTTAAAGTTGTGATATAGTACAAACTGTGTTTGGTCGGTAGTTATTCCACAGGGAAATGTCTGTTGATAAAGACGAGGCGCAGCAGGTAAGAATAATTTAATAAGGCTTGTGCAAAATCGTCAGATGTTACTTAAATTAAGATGCATTGCATAGCTTAAGCTATTTACATGGCTGTTGGTAAACCGTTAAACGCTATCAGTGATGTTACGGTTTCAAAAGTGACCATGTCAACGGTTGACTTTTAGCCGAACGCTGACGTTAACTTTGAAAACAGAGTACGTTTGACGGGCTTCTTggttttacctttaaattaaGTGTCAAAATATAATTAAACAATTTCTTAAACTAGGCATTATTAAAGAGACACTCGCTAGAGCAGCTATAATGTTCTTTCCTTTGCATTCGCTGTTGTAGCTACAACCACTGACGCATTTCCCAGAAAGCCATCAGTTAACACGGTAACTCGTTAATTCGAAACACCGGCAAGTGACGAGCATAAAACTGTACATTTTGACTGTTAAGCAGAGGTGGATAAAGGACCagactgttgtactcaagtgaaagtacatttactctgttaacacttaaatagaagtaaaCATGAAAGATCCATAGATCCAATCAAGTAAAAGTAGAGTAGCTGAAGTTTattcaaagtactgagtagccaGTTTTGATGCCCAAGGGGCTTTCactgtgaaatattttcctTAAATTTCAATAGAAACAAGAGGATATGACTATAAGGTGTGAGATAACCTAAAGTAAAATATATGGTTTTGCATGAGATGCAGAATAACTTTGTCACTATGTGCTACTGACCGTCATGTGTTGTAAAAGTTAAACCACTTGTCATTTTCTTGGTGATtgcagaaagcttggacctcctcaTGCAGCATTTAGTGCTTTTTTACTCAACacttaatgctttttaaaatgtaatgaagaaCAATACTTTCCCGAAAacatacttaagtaaaagtagtaaTTTCAGAAAGCACACATAATGCACAAGTACCCCAAAAAGCAGCTCAATTACAGTAATATCACTAAATGTAATGACTTACTTTTCACCCCTGCTGATTAGTGCTAGTCTGTTGCATAATGCATGCCATTAACCTCTTATGCTGATGCATTAATTTCAGCGATTAAAGGCAGTAGTGCATTTCACTGTTGGCCGTCTGTGTCAGAAAGCTGGAGAAGACCACAGGAGAGAGTTCAGTCGACAAGTCATTGCAGCAATAGCAGAAACAACCTACAGACAATGTGGTGAGTGTCAACAGTGATAATACAGCATCAGACATACAGAAAGATAAGACACTAGATAGCAAGATAAACCCTCCTGTCATGTGTGTAGCCAAAATGTGTGTCCTTAATAAGTTTGCAGTGTTGAATGCAATTTCTTTAGTTTGTACAGAAGAAAACTGTGTTTTAAAGTTCTCTTGATTTGCAACATGCTGACATGGTAATATCCACTCACACATCATCACAAAGCATGGCAGTATTTACAGAATCATACATTTATAGTCGCAGTGATATTGGGTTCCCTTGAACATAAACACTTGATATTAGGAAGCAATCAGCAAGTTTCCTTAAACATTTGATACCCCATATTTCTCAAAAGTGAAATCATTATGACAAAAACCAATAACCAAAACACTCAGTGAAATATCTCAGCATGCACTTTTATTCGAACAAATATAGTCCACACAAATGTAATATAGGGGCTGAGCAGGGTCAGAGAGTTTAAGATACTGTTTCTTCAGGTGGACTCTAGGTTTTTGCAATTTACCACCACCATCAAAGTCAACACCAAAGGGACAAAATAATAACCAAAGAACACTATAAGCAAAATATATACAGTGTCTCTTATGgcacaattttctttttcagtttaagTGTTTCATTGATATAACCACCCAAGTTTAGCCCACTTTAGGTCATTAAAAGTGTTCCCTTGAATTAAATGATatgcattgaaaaaaacaatcctCAGAAATCCCAGATCTTAAAatcaagttttgtttttctattttggaggaagaaaaataaacaatccaGTTTTGTTTAGCATGTAATTAAGATTTATatataatgtatttatttgtattatttatttatttttttttttttacaaaaaatgtagACATGGAAAATTGAGAATTGAAACAGCTAAGCTGTTGGTTAATTAAAAATTTACTGAATGTCAATCTatagtttaactgaaaaaagttTTGTGGACTGTTTAAAGAGAAGTAGACAATTTCTGAATATGATCTGCTGGTGGAGGAATCAAAGTGACATTAGTGCAGCATATTATTGCCACAAACTCAAAACTTCACTGTAATTTCATTTGTTTCAGATGTCTTTGCTAAAGACCTGGAGGCTTTTGCAAGGTAGGAACCAGTACTTTTTGTTTCAAGTAAAAAATAGAATCTGTCCTTTTAATTGAACTAGTTGAAGTGGTACAGTGTTTCATAACTCTGACATTAAACATTTGGTTGATGACCTAAAATTTGCTTTCAGGCACGCTAAAAGAAGCACAGTGTCTACAGAAGATGTAAAGCTATTAGCTCGTCGTAGCACAGCACTGGTGAGTTATTCCACCTTTTTTCACTCTGTCATTGTCACGTCaagtcaaaatcaaacaaatacacTTCTGCCAGTAACTGTACACCATAAGGAAATCTAACAATGCACCAACTGGAACCAAATAGAGATATATATTCTACAGCAGACAGCAAATGTAATGtttaatttgcttttatttatttcagtccatctacatacaaaataaaagtgaagaaCTGAACCAGGAGCAGAAGgacttgaaaaagaaaaacaccgggaagaggaagagcagagaCACTGAGGAGGAGAGCAAAGAATAACGACAGGACACAGGCAGGCCTGCAGTGTCTCACTTTGACCCAACaatcaaataaacataaaagCTGGATAACACATGAGTTCAAAGGTTCCACATGGTCTTTGTTTAACCAGACTAACACACTAAAACTTAATAAATTCTAAGGATCTTATTTTAGATCACATTTTTAGCAAATCATTCCCAACTGTTGTCTGCTCTGAGACTTGATGTCGTCAGTGCATTCAGCACTGATATTgcaaactaaaaatattttaatttcagtacTTAAAAGAAAATCATGCTTTTTTCAAAGAGGCACTGACTACAGCCTAAAGCTATCTTAATAATTGGTAGTGCAGTATGAATGACTAATATTTAACCTGCCATGACTCTGACTAGAGAtcaattaatgtttttattacttACCATGAAGTAAACCCAATGATCACTTAGTGAGGGACACCTGTACAATGTAATACACCTGccatattttctgtttcttttcttaGTCTACATTAAATTTCAGTGGTTGTTGTGCTTTAGCATTTATGTCTGTTAAAATGCTGTACTTCAGACGAATGGATTTGGGTTTTGCAGGAGTATGTTTGGGTGGCTTTTGAGAAAGTTTAAACCAACTCTCAATTCCCTGCAATACAGTAGATATGAATGCAACAATTTGTCAGGATTACATTTATATGAAAAGAAATCATCACGTGGTTGAACAAAATACAGATACTTAATACATGAAGCTGACATTGTTGCTACATGTCATATTTTTCACAATCATATTAGAAATGTGTATTCACTCAGAGTAAAACACAGATGAACAATTTCAGTTGGCAACCTCTCACAAACATTAAATAAGCGTGGCCACAATGAGTCTTAAGTTGCAAAGGAAAGTTCAAATCTAGTATTGCTACGATACACTGTTGAAATCTATCTGAAATGTACAGAAAAACAAGTTGCTGTTTTTGTCAACTATTTTATTAAGTC contains:
- the LOC121507310 gene encoding uncharacterized protein LOC121507310; translated protein: MFLYMLIFMAYHSSRWIPRSKRLKFQIVNVVFSVLVLVPQFYIMGRPKSSRYCSQPLLNNLSASIAFSFIAAGFSVIFTLIDPVPQSLWASYHVFGLLTCGHGLCTAILTLTAASCANTTPELYYMSLFLTTASLLSTAFFLVRVGLWLTMRLSMIDSHSNNEW
- the cenps gene encoding centromere protein S, which codes for MSVDKDEAQQRLKAVVHFTVGRLCQKAGEDHRREFSRQVIAAIAETTYRQCDVFAKDLEAFARHAKRSTVSTEDVKLLARRSTALSIYIQNKSEELNQEQKDLKKKNTGKRKSRDTEEESKE
- the rbp7b gene encoding retinoid-binding protein 7, which gives rise to MPVSYTGTWDMISSVNFEGYMVALGIDYATRKMASMLKPQKLIEQDGDCFTIKTITTFRNYEFSFRIGEEFIEVTKGMDNRSCQTVVNLENDKLVCVQRGEKKNRGWLHWIQGDELHLELTCEDQVCKQIYKRTL